TCGATGAGCAAGATAGCGCCCACCCGGTGAAAGAATGGAGGCATAGCTCCAGTTTGCTAACTCACCTGTATCATGAACAAAATTTTGTGTACCTGGCCAAAACCATAAAACTGGATAGTGCTTTCGTAGTTCCGTAACAATCTCCGTATAGGTCATCCTTTCAAGTTCAACTAACAACTATGTTAATAGTAACAAATGGTAATTATAACTAACGGAGCAATAATCTATGCAACCTGTTATTCGTAACCTACCTCAGTATTTCTTTTCTTGTATTTCCTGACATGAACATCACAAGAGCGATTATAAGTCGCCATATAACCACTCAATTAAATTACCGGATGACCGTTTCCGGTAGATCCGACTTTCAGGTATATCACAACTTTCCGGAAGTGTACCACGCACATGGAATAAGCAAATCGGCAATATCTGGCGCCGTGCGCCGGGTCACTGAATAGGTGAGGAACACAACATATAGAAGTAAATGCAGATTATGAAGTTGCACATATTGTGTTTCTGCGCCGCAGCGCGCCGGGGTGGGTCAGGCAGATCCGGAACCGGGAGTTTTCGGATCTGACCGTGAAATGAGAAGGAGTGTATGTAAGTTCTGTACTATATGTATTTTGTGTATTGTGTGTATTGTGTGTATTGTATATTTTTTACACCTAGCGTACGATGGCACCATTTCCTGAGAAACCGGAGCCAGATCATGACCACCCTCTCCCCGGACACCGTCCGCCGCATTGAAGACGCCGCTGCTGCCCTGATCGCCGCCGGCACCCCGAACCCGACCAACGAGCAGGTCCGTCAGCACCTCGGCGGCGGCTCCCTGTCCCACATCTCTCCGGTGATGCGCGCGTTCCGCGCCCGCCGGCGCGAGCAGGCCGCTGAGCAGACCGCGCCCCTGCCGCCGGAGCTAGCGCAGCTGCTGACCGGCCAGCTGGGGCTGCTGTGGCAGGCCGCGGTGAAACAGGCTGAAGCCGGAGCCCTAGAGGCGCGCGAGCAGGCCGACGACGACATTGCCCGGGCCGACCAGGAGCGGGATGAGGCGCAGGCGAACGTGGCCGCCCTGGAGAGCGAACTGGCGGTGCTGCGCGAGGTGGTGGCCGAACGTGACCGCCTGCTGCAGGAGGTGCGCGAGCTGCGCGCGGAGGCGCTGCCGCTGCGCGAGCAGGTGGCGCGCCTGACCGCCACCGGCGAACACCTGGCGGCGCAGCTGCAGGACACGAAAGCGGAGCTGAAGGAAGCCCGGGAGGACGGCCGTCAGCTTCAGGCCGAACT
This genomic window from Enterobacter huaxiensis contains:
- a CDS encoding DNA-binding protein, with protein sequence MTTLSPDTVRRIEDAAAALIAAGTPNPTNEQVRQHLGGGSLSHISPVMRAFRARRREQAAEQTAPLPPELAQLLTGQLGLLWQAAVKQAEAGALEAREQADDDIARADQERDEAQANVAALESELAVLREVVAERDRLLQEVRELRAEALPLREQVARLTATGEHLAAQLQDTKAELKEAREDGRQLQAELLALARHDGKVKK